A stretch of the Propionispora vibrioides genome encodes the following:
- a CDS encoding O-methyltransferase: MNPRVYEFLKELERQGVVNDAAQTDRQAKMLNITEDTGRFLAILVQSTQAKAILEIGTSNGYSTIWLAEAAQVTGGHVTTVELLAAKVEMARRNIAQAGLAAYVTIHTMDAAAYLAATDSAVSQFIFLDAKRSEYCSLWEDISRILKPGGLLVVDNAVSHRQELSQFQAMIEANPQYQTVLVPVGKGELVVFKNGVPA, translated from the coding sequence GTGAACCCCCGGGTATACGAATTTCTTAAAGAATTGGAACGGCAAGGGGTGGTGAATGATGCCGCCCAGACAGACCGGCAGGCCAAAATGTTAAATATCACGGAAGATACGGGGCGGTTTCTTGCCATTTTAGTTCAGTCCACCCAGGCAAAAGCAATATTGGAAATCGGGACCTCTAACGGTTATTCAACTATATGGCTGGCCGAAGCGGCCCAAGTGACAGGCGGTCATGTAACAACCGTTGAATTACTGGCGGCTAAAGTCGAAATGGCCAGGAGAAATATTGCCCAGGCTGGTCTGGCGGCTTATGTGACCATTCATACGATGGATGCCGCCGCCTATCTGGCGGCGACGGATTCAGCCGTCAGCCAGTTTATCTTTCTGGATGCCAAGCGAAGTGAATACTGCTCTCTGTGGGAGGATATCAGCCGGATACTTAAACCGGGCGGCTTATTGGTTGTTGATAATGCCGTATCGCACCGGCAGGAGCTTAGTCAGTTTCAGGCGATGATTGAAGCCAATCCCCAATATCAAACTGTTCTGGTGCCGGTAGGCAAGGGGGAATTGGTCGTGTTTAAAAACGGTGTTCCGGCATAG
- a CDS encoding ABC transporter ATP-binding protein yields the protein MPSENDRNKADTSRYQPPAFGRLGKRVNGTVPKPKSFKGTLQRLWLYLKQEQGQLLVLVIFILIDAALMLAGPYLIGLAVDTISAAGGQIDFDRLGLLLCVLLLTYVTDGVLSFGQSWLMAGVAQRAVGGLRTTLFGKLQQLPIAFFDGHTHGELMSRLSNDLDNVSSAISQSLVQFISGVIVLSGSLLMMLVLSPLLTLASLVTVPLVLLLTKTISRKTGKLFKEQQTQLGHLNAKAEESISGIPVIKAFNHEAKVIAEFRQVNQALCTVGVKAQIWSGFLMPIMNVINNIGFTVIAIVGGILAIRDVVTVGVIASFLGYSRQFVRPLNDLANIFNTLQSGVAGAERVFEILDEQEEPVDRPGAKRLENPAGHVQFDNVSFAYRPGAPILKNVNFTAEPGSTVAFVGPTGAGKTTVINLLTRFYDVTGGRILLDGSDLREYTRDSLRRCFGIVLQDTYLFTGTVRDNIKYGKPDATDEQVKAAAVRAHADSFIRRLPGQYDALLTENGENISQGQKQLLAIARAILVGPSILILDEATSSIDSRTELQIQDALFDIRKDRTTFIIAHRLNTIREADMILVIDHGEVVEAGRHEALLASQGSYYRMFNNQFKSL from the coding sequence ATGCCGTCAGAAAATGATCGGAACAAGGCCGATACATCCCGCTACCAACCGCCGGCTTTCGGCCGGCTGGGCAAAAGGGTGAACGGTACTGTCCCGAAACCCAAAAGCTTTAAGGGGACGCTGCAGCGATTATGGCTTTATCTTAAGCAGGAACAAGGCCAATTGCTTGTGCTCGTCATTTTTATTTTAATCGATGCAGCGCTGATGCTGGCCGGTCCGTATCTCATTGGTCTGGCTGTGGATACTATTTCTGCTGCCGGTGGGCAGATCGATTTTGACCGGCTGGGGTTGCTGCTGTGTGTATTACTGCTGACCTATGTAACGGATGGGGTGCTTTCATTTGGTCAGAGCTGGTTAATGGCCGGAGTGGCGCAGCGCGCGGTGGGAGGATTGCGCACGACGCTGTTTGGTAAGCTGCAGCAGTTGCCTATTGCCTTTTTTGACGGCCATACCCATGGTGAACTGATGAGCCGGTTGTCCAATGACCTGGACAATGTAAGCAGTGCCATATCTCAGTCGCTGGTTCAATTCATCTCGGGAGTCATTGTTCTGTCAGGTTCTTTGCTTATGATGCTTGTTTTGAGCCCGCTGCTCACCTTGGCCAGTCTGGTTACGGTGCCATTGGTCCTGTTGCTGACAAAGACAATTTCCCGGAAAACCGGTAAGTTGTTTAAGGAGCAGCAGACTCAACTGGGGCATTTGAATGCCAAAGCAGAAGAGTCTATTTCGGGCATTCCGGTGATCAAAGCCTTTAACCATGAAGCCAAAGTGATTGCCGAATTCAGGCAGGTAAATCAGGCGCTATGTACGGTGGGTGTTAAGGCACAGATTTGGTCCGGTTTTCTCATGCCGATTATGAATGTAATCAATAATATCGGGTTTACCGTGATTGCCATTGTCGGCGGTATTCTTGCCATCCGGGATGTTGTTACCGTTGGCGTCATTGCCAGTTTTCTTGGTTATTCGCGGCAATTTGTCAGACCTTTAAATGATCTGGCCAATATCTTCAATACTCTCCAATCCGGTGTTGCCGGTGCCGAGCGAGTGTTTGAAATTCTCGATGAACAGGAAGAGCCTGTCGACCGGCCGGGAGCGAAAAGACTGGAAAATCCGGCGGGCCATGTACAATTTGATAATGTCAGTTTTGCTTATCGACCCGGGGCGCCTATCTTAAAAAATGTGAATTTTACTGCCGAACCGGGCAGCACGGTGGCTTTTGTCGGGCCCACGGGCGCCGGCAAAACGACGGTTATTAATCTGCTTACCCGGTTTTATGATGTTACCGGCGGGCGAATTCTATTGGATGGCTCCGATCTACGGGAGTATACAAGGGACAGTTTGCGCCGGTGTTTCGGCATTGTTTTGCAGGATACGTATTTGTTTACGGGAACGGTCAGGGACAATATCAAATATGGGAAGCCGGACGCGACAGATGAGCAGGTGAAGGCCGCTGCCGTCAGAGCTCATGCCGACTCGTTTATCAGACGGCTTCCCGGTCAATATGATGCGCTGCTGACGGAAAATGGCGAGAATATAAGTCAGGGGCAAAAACAATTGCTGGCCATTGCCCGGGCCATACTGGTGGGGCCGTCCATACTGATCCTTGATGAGGCGACAAGCAGCATTGATTCCCGTACGGAATTGCAAATACAGGATGCGTTGTTTGATATTAGAAAAGACCGGACGACCTTTATTATTGCGCATAGACTGAATACCATCCGTGAGGCCGATATGATTCTGGTTATTGATCACGGGGAAGTTGTGGAAGCAGGCCGGCATGAAGCTTTGTTAGCCAGCCAAGGAAGCTATTACCGCATGTTCAATAATCAGTTTAAAAGTCTCTAG
- a CDS encoding ABC transporter ATP-binding protein: MILVDAYGRKYGRQFLVAVAFVTLEAVCDLLQPTIMSRIIDVGVAEKNLTYILHMGSAMLGITALGAVFASVRNIISSRVSQRLGADLRLELYEKIHSLSFSTINQLDRSSLLTRLTNDVVQVQNFVNGLMRIFVKAPILCIGGIIMAVNLNMHLSLVLVTVVPLVGLLIMLNMKVGFPLFVKVQAAIDKMNGVLREYLSGVRVVKAFNRFDYEADKFSKVNQNLQGSTILAMRAMALFSPGVSLTLNIGIVAVLWLGSQGVNSGQMQVGQIVAFINYMTQILFSLMIIFMVFNMFVRAEASARRIEEVLVRQPGMAWIREGSSGESEEVVRGTVSFEHVYFSYDQASDDTVLKNISFVCRPGEVVGIIGTTGAGKTSLVNLIPRFYDATAGLVAVNGIDVRQVNPAELREKIAIVPQQTVLFTGTIMDNIRWGKEEASVAEIEAAAVFAQAHEFISRLPEGYQTQLGQGGVNLSGGQKQRVSLARALVRKPEILILDDCTSAVDGETEGKINQAIRQYARQAACFLVGQRITSVIAADKILVMDDGQIVGAGTHGELLQTCQVYQEIFQSQMGKGLNRHAVRK; the protein is encoded by the coding sequence GTGATATTGGTAGATGCATATGGAAGAAAGTATGGAAGGCAGTTTCTGGTGGCTGTTGCTTTTGTGACGTTAGAGGCGGTATGCGATCTTTTGCAGCCGACCATTATGTCCAGGATTATTGATGTCGGCGTAGCCGAAAAAAACTTAACCTATATCCTGCACATGGGAAGTGCTATGCTGGGCATTACGGCTCTTGGCGCTGTGTTCGCTTCAGTGCGCAATATCATTTCCAGCCGGGTGTCGCAGCGGCTGGGGGCCGACTTGCGGCTGGAGCTTTATGAAAAGATTCATAGCCTGTCTTTTTCTACCATCAATCAACTGGACAGGTCTTCTTTGCTGACCCGGCTGACCAATGATGTTGTACAGGTCCAGAACTTTGTTAACGGTCTGATGCGGATTTTTGTCAAGGCTCCCATACTGTGCATCGGCGGTATAATTATGGCCGTGAATTTGAATATGCATCTGTCACTGGTTTTAGTAACCGTGGTTCCGCTTGTCGGGCTGCTGATCATGCTTAATATGAAAGTGGGCTTCCCCCTGTTTGTCAAGGTACAGGCGGCCATCGACAAGATGAATGGTGTCTTGCGGGAGTATCTGTCAGGTGTCCGGGTAGTAAAAGCTTTTAACCGCTTCGATTATGAAGCCGATAAGTTTTCCAAGGTGAATCAAAACCTGCAAGGCAGCACGATTTTGGCCATGCGAGCCATGGCCCTGTTTAGCCCGGGCGTTTCCCTGACTTTAAATATAGGCATTGTGGCCGTGCTTTGGCTGGGCTCTCAGGGAGTTAACAGTGGTCAAATGCAAGTGGGGCAGATTGTGGCGTTTATCAACTATATGACGCAGATTTTATTCTCCCTCATGATTATTTTTATGGTTTTTAATATGTTTGTCCGGGCCGAGGCCTCAGCCCGGCGGATTGAAGAAGTGTTGGTCCGGCAACCGGGTATGGCCTGGATCAGGGAGGGCAGCTCCGGTGAATCAGAGGAAGTCGTCCGGGGAACGGTTAGCTTTGAACATGTTTATTTTTCCTATGACCAAGCTTCGGATGACACCGTTCTCAAAAATATAAGCTTTGTTTGCCGACCGGGCGAGGTAGTCGGTATTATTGGTACAACCGGGGCGGGAAAAACCAGTTTGGTGAATCTGATCCCGCGCTTTTATGATGCTACGGCCGGTCTTGTAGCGGTTAACGGGATCGATGTCCGCCAGGTCAATCCGGCGGAGCTAAGGGAAAAGATAGCGATTGTGCCGCAGCAGACGGTATTGTTTACAGGTACCATTATGGATAATATCAGGTGGGGCAAGGAAGAAGCCAGTGTAGCCGAAATCGAAGCGGCGGCCGTGTTTGCCCAGGCCCATGAGTTTATCAGCCGCTTGCCGGAAGGATATCAAACTCAACTGGGGCAGGGCGGTGTGAATCTTTCGGGCGGGCAAAAACAGCGGGTGTCGTTGGCCCGGGCGTTGGTAAGAAAGCCGGAGATTCTAATCCTGGACGATTGCACCAGTGCGGTCGACGGCGAGACGGAAGGGAAAATAAACCAGGCTATAAGACAATACGCCCGCCAGGCCGCTTGCTTCCTGGTCGGGCAACGTATAACCTCAGTTATAGCGGCGGACAAAATCCTGGTCATGGATGACGGGCAGATCGTGGGGGCAGGCACGCACGGGGAATTGCTCCAAACCTGTCAGGTATACCAGGAAATATTCCAGTCGCAGATGGGGAAGGGGCTGAACCGGCATGCCGTCAGAAAATGA
- a CDS encoding MFS transporter produces the protein MKSDDTTVLTIKYAGLQGLYWMSFCSVYSFASVFLLSQEFENQQIGFLLALANILSVILQPTIGSWLDRTGKLSLKAVVSCLTLSNMALLTGLLLSSGHLVWSAVLYGGAVTLTLTIQPLLNSFIFEYINEGHAVNYGLTRGIGSISFAFLSLLLGLLTTKTNPYILPLADIALLTFFLLLVQTFPLTEAQKRQKHLPDPPDSRGTVCSYAGFAKSYNRFSLFLLALTCLFIFHTITNTYLLQIMKQIGGQDSDFGLSLTIAAVCELPAMLGFGLLVTKYTSGTLLKVAGFFYVIRSLLFLTASSVLMINFAQLFQGLSFALYTPASIYYVNELMNDKDKVKGQTFIVGATTLGSVFGSMTGGWLLDHASVQAMLLLGMAAALVGSLLLFYSVKSDLQGKS, from the coding sequence ATGAAATCTGATGACACAACAGTATTAACTATAAAATATGCGGGCCTGCAAGGTCTTTATTGGATGTCCTTCTGTTCTGTTTACAGCTTCGCCTCCGTCTTCCTGCTGTCACAGGAATTCGAAAACCAGCAAATTGGATTTTTACTGGCCCTTGCCAATATCCTATCGGTCATTTTGCAGCCAACTATCGGTTCCTGGCTTGACAGGACCGGGAAGCTTTCTTTAAAGGCGGTCGTTTCCTGTCTAACGTTGAGCAATATGGCGTTGTTGACCGGCCTCCTGCTCTCTTCCGGCCATCTTGTCTGGAGCGCTGTCCTGTATGGCGGCGCCGTTACCCTGACACTGACGATACAGCCTCTGTTGAATTCCTTTATCTTTGAGTATATCAATGAAGGCCATGCGGTCAACTATGGCCTCACCCGCGGCATCGGTTCGATCTCCTTTGCCTTCCTGTCGTTATTGCTGGGACTGCTAACCACAAAAACCAATCCCTATATTCTTCCCCTGGCCGATATTGCCCTACTCACGTTTTTTCTCCTGCTTGTCCAAACCTTTCCCTTAACGGAAGCACAAAAAAGGCAGAAACATCTGCCTGACCCGCCCGATAGCCGGGGGACTGTCTGTAGCTATGCCGGCTTCGCCAAATCATATAACCGTTTTTCCCTATTCTTGCTAGCCTTAACCTGCCTCTTCATTTTCCACACGATCACCAACACCTATTTATTGCAGATTATGAAGCAGATTGGCGGCCAAGACAGCGATTTCGGCCTGTCGCTCACCATAGCCGCCGTCTGCGAATTACCTGCCATGCTGGGTTTTGGTCTTTTAGTAACCAAATATACCAGCGGTACACTGCTAAAAGTCGCCGGTTTCTTCTATGTCATACGCAGTCTGCTGTTTTTAACGGCAAGCTCGGTGCTGATGATCAACTTTGCTCAGCTTTTCCAGGGACTTTCTTTTGCTCTTTATACGCCTGCCTCGATTTATTATGTCAATGAACTAATGAATGACAAAGACAAAGTAAAAGGCCAGACCTTTATTGTGGGAGCCACCACGCTGGGAAGCGTGTTCGGCAGCATGACCGGTGGCTGGCTGCTGGATCACGCCAGCGTGCAGGCTATGCTGCTCCTCGGTATGGCCGCCGCTCTGGTCGGCAGCCTCTTACTCTTCTATTCGGTTAAAAGCGACCTGCAGGGGAAAAGTTAG
- a CDS encoding pyridoxamine 5'-phosphate oxidase family protein, whose translation MFSEMRRNDRAMQETDTQQLLETAQVGTLATVSEDHTPYAVPMSFAYVPGVIYFHCAPEGKKLNNLRHNASVCFTVADAVELLPAAFSTKYKSAIVFGRMTVIDDPEEKRQGLIALIKKYSPDYYESGLQYIDRALAKTTVLKLEISHMSGKARQ comes from the coding sequence ATGTTTAGTGAGATGAGACGGAACGACAGAGCGATGCAGGAGACGGATACGCAGCAATTGCTGGAAACGGCGCAAGTGGGAACACTGGCGACGGTGAGTGAGGACCATACTCCTTATGCGGTACCCATGAGCTTTGCTTATGTGCCGGGAGTAATTTATTTTCACTGTGCCCCGGAGGGAAAGAAACTGAACAATCTGCGGCATAATGCCAGCGTCTGTTTTACCGTGGCCGATGCTGTGGAGCTATTGCCGGCGGCTTTTTCCACCAAGTATAAATCGGCTATTGTGTTTGGCCGGATGACGGTGATCGACGACCCGGAGGAAAAGCGGCAGGGACTGATTGCGCTGATCAAAAAATACAGCCCCGACTATTATGAGTCAGGGCTGCAATATATTGACCGGGCGCTGGCTAAGACGACCGTACTGAAACTGGAGATCAGCCATATGAGCGGCAAAGCCAGACAATAA
- a CDS encoding DUF169 domain-containing protein, whose protein sequence is MESCLVKALELRYQPVAVLLRNEKPAGALQGKEGQWSCIIPLFIAAAKGKTAVFERQTTVCLGGKAGLGFGQFPNYPGGIEYFLSVGKEGLFEGEGYLKTPELGRDFVECLPITDLPFPYVVFKPLSEVTAAEEPPVLVVFYVNVDQLSALAVLANYSRPGIENVLLPFGSGCQSVFLIPYGETKKDNPRAVVGLTDITVRPMVGPDMLSFAVPYAMFRELEDNVPGSFFEKPAWQKVLTRLKRQQAD, encoded by the coding sequence ATGGAAAGCTGTTTAGTAAAAGCTCTGGAATTACGGTATCAACCGGTGGCGGTACTACTGCGTAATGAAAAACCGGCTGGCGCGCTGCAGGGGAAGGAAGGCCAATGGAGCTGTATCATTCCGCTGTTTATCGCGGCCGCCAAGGGAAAGACAGCCGTTTTTGAGCGTCAGACAACCGTCTGTCTGGGGGGCAAAGCCGGACTGGGCTTCGGGCAATTTCCCAATTATCCCGGTGGAATCGAGTATTTTTTATCGGTAGGCAAGGAGGGCCTGTTTGAAGGGGAAGGTTATCTCAAAACGCCGGAACTGGGACGGGATTTTGTGGAATGTCTGCCCATCACGGATCTCCCGTTTCCTTATGTGGTGTTTAAGCCGCTGTCAGAGGTAACTGCTGCCGAGGAGCCACCGGTGTTGGTTGTTTTTTATGTCAATGTGGATCAACTGTCGGCGCTGGCCGTATTGGCCAACTATAGCCGGCCAGGGATAGAAAATGTCCTGCTGCCCTTTGGCTCCGGCTGTCAGTCGGTCTTTCTCATCCCTTACGGGGAAACGAAAAAAGATAATCCCCGGGCCGTAGTAGGCCTGACTGATATTACCGTACGCCCCATGGTAGGGCCGGATATGCTGTCCTTTGCCGTACCCTATGCCATGTTCCGGGAGTTGGAGGACAATGTGCCTGGCAGCTTCTTCGAAAAACCTGCGTGGCAAAAAGTGTTGACGCGGCTGAAGCGACAGCAGGCTGACTGA
- a CDS encoding LysR family transcriptional regulator: MDSKHLITFITVARLLHFGETARTLNYSQSTISEHIHSLESYLNVKLFERIGRKVFLTDRGKIFLPFAERMVREAEAARQAFREDVVFAGSIVVGAAETLCAFWLPPLLKRYRTLYPQVQVNLKVGNCIDFPQWLQQNSIDVAFGLQDEAGQPQLRQKSLFSGKTVLVAAPQHELATGKTLSVQQLNGQTFLLPEGYCGYPVDLKHLLEKERIEANTILEFGSLESIKQCVKYELGISLLPEIVVQEELQRGELAVLPVAGLDIPIQAQMLFHRDKWMSPPLLALENVILADEGRAAEVR, encoded by the coding sequence ATGGACAGCAAACATCTGATTACCTTTATAACTGTTGCCCGCCTGTTGCATTTCGGTGAGACCGCCCGGACACTAAACTACTCTCAGTCGACCATATCCGAGCATATCCACAGTCTGGAATCATACCTGAATGTGAAACTATTTGAACGTATCGGACGGAAAGTATTTTTGACCGACCGGGGGAAAATCTTCTTACCTTTTGCCGAACGTATGGTGCGGGAAGCCGAGGCGGCAAGACAGGCTTTTCGCGAGGATGTGGTGTTTGCCGGTTCGATTGTGGTAGGAGCCGCTGAGACGCTTTGTGCTTTTTGGCTGCCGCCCTTGCTGAAACGGTACAGAACCTTGTATCCGCAGGTGCAGGTCAACCTGAAAGTAGGCAATTGCATTGATTTTCCCCAGTGGTTGCAACAAAATAGTATTGATGTGGCTTTTGGTCTGCAGGATGAAGCCGGACAACCTCAATTGCGGCAAAAAAGCCTGTTCAGCGGCAAGACGGTGCTGGTTGCGGCGCCGCAGCATGAATTGGCCACCGGAAAGACGCTGTCGGTTCAGCAGTTAAACGGTCAAACCTTTTTGCTGCCCGAAGGGTATTGCGGTTATCCGGTAGATTTGAAGCATCTTTTGGAAAAAGAACGGATTGAGGCTAACACCATTTTGGAATTCGGCAGTCTGGAATCAATCAAGCAATGCGTTAAATATGAACTGGGGATTTCGCTGCTGCCTGAAATTGTTGTACAGGAAGAGCTGCAGCGCGGCGAACTGGCAGTCTTGCCTGTGGCGGGGCTTGATATTCCAATTCAGGCGCAAATGCTGTTTCATCGTGATAAATGGATGTCGCCGCCGCTGCTGGCGCTGGAAAATGTAATCCTGGCTGATGAAGGCAGGGCGGCTGAAGTAAGGTAA
- a CDS encoding APC family permease, whose product MQPQIKLKKSITWLQGSALTVGAVLGAGILVLPSITATMAGPASLISWLLMGLLSLPMVIVISLMSSRFPDSGGMATYVRQGFGDFPSRLTGVLMLTAMPFGMPVTALIGAHYLASVFGWSEAGIHAAAAGMLLLAIALNYRGIELSGRTQLGVVSVILLILAFAVLSALPAIKHSAFLPLLPHGWTAVGEAMSLIFFAFIGWEMIGNLAEEFKNPTKDIPISLGISVILVNLLYLAVAFVTIGSNVYHSETPLTAMVTLISYRWGSMAGIVVAILGFIACYCPVQTFIAGFSRLVYAQARDGHFPPHFGQLHTKFQTPHIALLAFAPLYLLILSLSYVLSWDLKALINLPCANFLIVYLLGMLASARILSGKAAKLLAWFSAFVSGIVFLFSGWAILYPLGIAGLLSLRQFRARLKPN is encoded by the coding sequence ATGCAACCGCAAATAAAATTAAAAAAAAGCATTACCTGGCTGCAAGGTTCGGCTTTAACGGTCGGAGCCGTTCTCGGCGCCGGTATCCTGGTTCTGCCGTCCATCACGGCAACGATGGCCGGCCCGGCCTCACTCATCAGCTGGCTGCTTATGGGGCTGCTATCGCTGCCCATGGTTATTGTCATTAGTCTGATGTCCTCCCGCTTTCCCGATTCGGGAGGTATGGCAACCTATGTCCGGCAAGGGTTCGGTGATTTTCCCAGCCGCCTTACCGGCGTACTCATGCTGACTGCTATGCCCTTTGGCATGCCCGTTACGGCTTTGATCGGTGCCCATTACCTGGCTAGTGTCTTCGGCTGGTCAGAGGCAGGCATTCACGCTGCAGCGGCCGGTATGCTGCTACTGGCCATTGCCCTGAATTACCGGGGTATTGAGTTGTCCGGCCGTACCCAGTTAGGTGTGGTATCCGTGATCCTGCTCATTCTCGCTTTTGCTGTTTTGTCTGCTCTGCCCGCCATTAAGCATTCGGCCTTTCTTCCTTTGCTTCCCCATGGCTGGACTGCCGTTGGTGAAGCCATGTCATTAATCTTTTTTGCTTTTATCGGCTGGGAAATGATCGGAAATTTAGCGGAGGAATTTAAAAACCCAACCAAAGATATCCCTATCAGCCTGGGCATCTCGGTTATTCTTGTTAACCTGTTATATCTTGCCGTGGCATTTGTCACGATCGGCAGTAATGTGTACCATTCCGAGACACCGCTCACCGCCATGGTCACACTGATATCCTACCGGTGGGGGAGCATGGCCGGGATAGTGGTAGCCATTTTAGGCTTTATTGCCTGCTATTGCCCTGTCCAGACCTTTATCGCCGGCTTCTCCCGCCTGGTATATGCCCAGGCCAGGGACGGACATTTCCCGCCCCACTTCGGCCAGTTGCATACCAAATTTCAAACGCCCCATATCGCACTGCTGGCCTTTGCCCCACTCTATTTGCTCATATTGTCGTTAAGCTACGTACTGTCCTGGGACCTGAAAGCACTGATCAATCTGCCCTGCGCTAATTTTCTTATCGTATACCTGCTTGGCATGCTGGCCTCAGCCCGCATTCTTTCCGGCAAAGCAGCCAAACTGTTGGCTTGGTTTAGCGCATTTGTATCGGGCATAGTCTTTTTATTCTCCGGTTGGGCGATCTTGTATCCCCTTGGCATAGCAGGTCTGCTGTCTTTACGGCAGTTTCGTGCCCGGCTTAAGCCGAACTGA
- a CDS encoding HAD family hydrolase produces the protein MTKGQNNPGVPIKAVIFDLDGTLIDSEPNYYESDKKLLKEYDIDFTEEMGLKYVGISSLDMIKEIKQSFQITESLESLMEKKNRYYLDIARENTKVFPEMFSFLRRLQAENMPMAIASGSSVEVIELLASITGIASYFQLFVSAEEVAKGKPAPDIFLETARRLRVPPENCLVLEDSQYGVEAAKQAGMYCISFPFPPVQPLPASFQKADVLYKKGMAEFSAKHAFAWVQKMLGNQADFR, from the coding sequence ATGACAAAAGGGCAGAACAATCCGGGAGTGCCGATTAAAGCGGTTATTTTTGATTTGGACGGTACCTTGATTGACAGTGAACCTAACTATTATGAGAGCGATAAAAAATTGCTAAAGGAATATGATATTGATTTTACCGAGGAAATGGGTCTTAAATACGTTGGTATCAGTTCGCTGGATATGATAAAAGAGATTAAGCAGAGTTTTCAAATTACCGAATCTCTGGAAAGTTTAATGGAAAAGAAGAACCGTTACTATCTGGATATCGCCAGAGAGAATACCAAGGTTTTTCCGGAAATGTTTTCTTTCTTGCGGCGTTTGCAGGCGGAAAACATGCCGATGGCCATTGCTTCGGGCTCTTCTGTAGAGGTTATTGAGTTACTGGCCTCAATTACCGGCATTGCTTCTTATTTTCAATTGTTTGTTTCGGCGGAGGAAGTGGCGAAGGGAAAACCGGCTCCCGATATTTTTCTGGAAACGGCCAGACGGCTTAGGGTGCCGCCGGAAAATTGCCTGGTGCTGGAAGATTCGCAGTATGGTGTGGAGGCGGCTAAACAGGCCGGGATGTATTGTATTTCTTTCCCTTTCCCCCCGGTGCAGCCGCTGCCCGCCAGCTTCCAAAAAGCCGATGTATTGTATAAAAAGGGAATGGCCGAGTTTTCGGCGAAGCATGCCTTTGCCTGGGTACAAAAAATGCTGGGTAACCAAGCCGATTTCCGATAA